Within Chrysiogenia bacterium, the genomic segment GACTCGGCCTTGGCATTGCTGACCTCGAGTTCGGTAGCCTCGCCGCGGGCGGCCTGCTCTTCGAGTGTCTTCTCTTTCTTGAGCGCTTCCTCGTAGAAGAAGGCGTGCTCGACATCGAGGCTCTTGAAGATCTTCCAGTCCTGCACGGCCAGGTAGACGGTGCGCTCCTGCTTCTTGATCTGGTCTTCGATCGACACATACTCGGAGCTGCTCATCACAGCCTTGGCTTCCTGCAGCTTCTGTTCGATCTGCGGGAGCGGCGGGAGCTTGTCGACACCGTCGGGAAGGGTCGTCTCACTCTGGAGACGCGCGACTTCCGCTTCGATCTCGGCGCGGACCTGGTCGGCGGCAATGTTCTCGAACTCGGCCTGGTACTGCTTCCAGACACGTTTGGCGCCGACCTCATTGATGACGGCCCAAATCGACAGCAGGAAGAGGATGGCGGCCAGCGTAAAGAACGGGACGCTCATCGAGGTTTGTTCGACCGATTTGGTCCGGGGTTTCTGCTCGTTGCTCATTTGTGTCTCAACCTTCCCCTGAGAAAGGTGCGGGAATCATTTTCAGTTTCCAGCAATCGTTCCGATGCACCCTGACTAGATCTTGAACCAGGGCGTCACCCACAGGTACTTCAGATTGAAGAACCAGCGGAGCACCATCTTCACCGGCAGGAACAGCATCAGCGAATAGTGAATCGCGGTGACCCAGTAACGCGTGGCGCCCATCTGTGCGACGGTCTCACGGTACGTCGGTCCAAAAACCTTGTTCAGAAGCGGAATCTTCTTGCCGGCGTCGCTGGCCATAATCCAGCCGAGAACCGGCAGTCCCATCGTGAGTGCGCCCACGATGATTCCGCCCAGAATGTCCACGCCGCCGATCTTCATGTAGGGCGAAATCTTGGCGAAGATCCACCAGTCGACCAGGTCGACGTTGGTGAGCGCTTTGACAAGATGCGGATCCCAGTAGTCCCACGGAGCAAAGAAGTTCCAGCCCGGGCCGCGCATGAACACGCCTACTTCAATGAGCATGATCCACAGCACCAGGAAGCCGAACAGGAAGCTGTTGATCGCGAACTTGCGCTCCCGGTAGGTGTAGTAGCCGTTGCCTTTGGGATTGACGTCGATGTAGGGCAGCACCATCAGACCGGTGATGATGAACTGCGGAAGGATCACCCCCGCCATCCAGGGATCGAAGTAAACGAGCATCTCCTGCAGACCCAGGAAATACCACGGCGCCTTCGAGGGGTTGGGCGTGCGCGCGGGATTGGCCGGCTCTTCAAGCGGTGCGTCCACGATCAACGACCAGGCCAGCAGCAGCGCCGTCACGAGAATTCCGGCGAGGAACTCGATGCGCACCAGATAAGGCCAGACGTAGACCTTGTCCTTGGCCATCTCGAGGGCTTTGGCCGGGTTGGTTGTCTTGATG encodes:
- a CDS encoding cytochrome C — translated: MAKDKVYVWPYLVRIEFLAGILVTALLLAWSLIVDAPLEEPANPARTPNPSKAPWYFLGLQEMLVYFDPWMAGVILPQFIITGLMVLPYIDVNPKGNGYYTYRERKFAINSFLFGFLVLWIMLIEVGVFMRGPGWNFFAPWDYWDPHLVKALTNVDLVDWWIFAKISPYMKIGGVDILGGIIVGALTMGLPVLGWIMASDAGKKIPLLNKVFGPTYRETVAQMGATRYWVTAIHYSLMLFLPVKMVLRWFFNLKYLWVTPWFKI